The nucleotide sequence ACTGGTGCCGGACGAGGTCACGCAGGACATGGTGGCCGATCGGGTGTCCCAGCCCGACGCCGAACCCGGGTTCCTGCTGGACGGCTTTCCCCGCAACATCACGCAGGCCGACTGGCTGACCGCCATGCTGGACGGGCGTCATGCGCCGATCGAGCGGGTGGTCCTGCTGACCGCCCCCGACCAGGTCCTGCTGGACCGGATGCTCTCGCGCGGGCGGGCGGACGACACCGTCGAGGCGATCACCCGTCGACTGGACATCTACCACCGCGAGACCACGCCGCTGATCGACTACTACGACGGCCGGGTGGTGCACGTCGACGGTGTCGGCGAGGTCGACGAGGTGCACCGGCGCGTGCTCGAGGCGGTTCGCAGTCCCCTCACCGCTGCCGGTGAACTGCGCGGTTGAGCGGTGTGGCCCGTCAGGGGTCCGGCGGTGTGAACGGGAGCGGAGTGGGACATGGCTGATCGCGGTATCCAGTACAAGACGTTGGGCGAGCTGCAGGCGATGCGAGCCTCGGCCCTGGTCCTCGTGCGCGCCATCGCAGCCGGCCGGTCGGCGGTCGTACCCGGTGCCACCACCGCCGACGTCGACGCGGCCGTCGCCGCGGTGATCGCCGACGCGGGCGCGACGAGCAATTTCCTGCACTACGGGGCACATGGGGCCGATCGGGGATTCCCGGCCACCATCTGCGCCTCGGTCAACGAGGAGGTCGTCCACGGGATCCCGGGTCCACGGGTGCTGCTGGAGGGCGACCTGCTGTCCATCGATGCCGGTTGCATCCTCGACGGCTGGCACTCGGACTCGGCGATCACGGTGCACGTCGGGGAACCGTCGAACATGGCCGAGGTGGACCTGATCAACGCGACGTCCCTGGCCATGTGGGCCGGTATCGCTGCCGCGAAGCCCGGTGGGCGGTTGGGTGACGTGTCGTGGGCGATCGAGACCGCCGGCGACAAGTCCGGTGCCCAGGACGGGCGGCGCTACGGGTCGGTCTCCGGGTACGGCGGGCACGGGATCGGCACGGCGATGCACATGGAGCCGTTCATCCCCAATACGGGCAAGCGCGGGAAGGGCCAGCGTCTGGCGTTCGGCATGGCGCTGGCCATCGAGCCGATGCTCACCCTCGGCCGGCCGGCGACCAGGGAACTGGACGACGGCTGGACCGTGGTCACCAAGGACGGTGCCCGGGCGGCCCACTACGAGCACTCGGTCGCCATCTGCGAGGACGGGATCAGCGTGCTCACTGCCCTCGACGCGGGCATCGCGGAACTGGCCCCGTTCGGGGTGACGCCCGTCTCGCTGGACTGACCCCCGCTCCGGCGCCGGGTTGAGGATGCCGGGTGGCCGTCGCCGGGTTGGCGTCGCCGGGCGGACGGTGCAGGTGGACGTCGCGGCAGGTGGCAGGCATGCGGCTGCCGGGCTCGACTTTGTCGAGCACGCTCGGACGCGTACAGTGGAGTTTCGGCGTACGTGTCGTGTCGGTTTGCTGTGGCCGCGAATCGTCATCGACTCCTCTTGTGCGCTCTCTGATGGTTTTGCAGGGCTGATTCGATACCGGGGTGCCCGTCACCCGGCCAGGGTGTTCTACACCTGGCAGTCGGTACTGGAGATGCGCTACCCGATCGTCACACCCACGGCTCATGGTCGAGGGGAAAGGCTGTGCCCACCCGTGGGCGCGGTCACGGCACCAGAAGTCGTTTCGACAGGTGCCGTGCAGCAGGAACAACAGCAACGGATTGCGGAGGATATGGGCAAGAAGGACGGGGCCATCGAGGTCGAGGGCCGCGTGGTCGAGCCGCTCCCCAACGCCATGTTCCGCGTGGAGTTGGAGAACGGGCACCGCGTGCTGGCTCACATCAGCGGGAAGATGCGGCAGCACTACATCCGCATCCTTCCCGAGGACCGCGTGGTCGTGGAGCTCTCGCCCTATGACCTCACCCGCGGTCGGATCGTGTACCGCTACAAGTAACCACTGCGTCTACAGGAACCACTGCGTCCACAGGAACCGATGCGCCGCAGGCGCGAGTCGGCGCCGACGGGGTGGTTGGCATCAACAGCAGGGTGTGAGGCAGGCAATGGGTCTGCCTCGCGAGCAGCCGGCCCCCGGGCCGGTCCGCGGGAAGTAGCACCGCCTCCGGGTGGCGCAAGAGAAAGAAGCACAGCCAGATGAAGGTTCAGCCCAGCGTCAAGAAGATCTGCGACAAGTGCAAGGTGATCCGCCGGCACGGTCGCGTCATGGTCATCTGCGACAACGTGCGTCACAAGCAGCGCCAGGGCTGATCCAGGCCCCGGCGCCTGTTCGCGTTCCGCGGGCAGGTTCCACCGTCCGTCGGACCGACGGGCACCCATCGCGTCACCAGCCGAGTCGTCCTCCGGGACGGAGCGGTACACCCCCGGACTTCAGGCCGGGGCCCGTGTCGCGGTCGATCGGCCCCTCAACCGGGGGAGTGCGAGACCGCGGCGACACATCGGGACGGGACGCGACCGACACCTGGAGGACCACCGAAGGAGTACCGCGCCGAATGGCACGACTCATGGGTGTCGATCTTCCCCGCGACAAGCGCATGGAGATCGCACTGACCTACATCTACGGGATCGGCCGCACGCGCGCCGCTGCCCTGTTGGTCGCAACCGGCATTAGCCCGGACCTGCGCTCCAAGGACCTGACCGATGACGACGTCCTCGCTCTGCGCGAGCAGATCGATGCCGGCTTCAAGGTCGAGGGCGACCTACGCCGTGAGGTGCAGGCCGACATCCGTCGCAAGATGGAAATCGGTTCGTACCAAGGCATTCGTCACCGTCGTCACCTGCCGGTGCGTGGTCAGCGCACCAAGACCAACGCACGGACCCGCAAGGGCCCGAAGAAGACCATCGCCGGCAAGAAGAAGGCCAGGTAATACGCCATGCCACCGAAGACCCGTCAGGGTGCCGCCGGCGTCAAGAAGATCCGGCGCAAAGAGAAGAAGAACGTCTCGCATGGGCACGCCCACATCAAGAGCACGTTCAACAACACCATCGTCTCGATCACCGATCCCACCGGGGCCGTGATCTCGTGGGCCTCGGCCGGCCACGTCGGCTTCAAGGGCTCGCGCAAGTCCACCCCGTTCGCCGCCCAGATGGCGGCCGAGAGTGCCGCCCGCAAGGCCATCGAGCACGGCATGCGCAAGGTCGATGTGTTCGTCAAGGGCCCGGGTTCGGGTCGCGAGACGGCCATCCGCTCACTGCAGGCCGCCGGCCTCGAGGTCGGCGCGATCTCCGACGTCACCCCCCAGGCCCACAACGGAACCCGGCCGCCCAAGCGGCGTCGGGTCTGACCCGGGGAAGAGGAAACCAAATCATGGCTCGCTATACCGGTCCTATGACCAAGAAGTCCCGTCGCCTCAAGACCGACCTTGTCGGTGGAGACAAGGCGTTCGAGGCCCGTCCCTTCCCTCCAGGGCAGCACGGTCGTGCGCGCACCAAGGAGAAGGAATACCTGACCCAGCTGCAGGAGAAGCAGAAGGCCCGCTTCACCTATGGCGTCATGGAGAAGCAGTTCTCCCGCTACTACAAGGAAGCGTCGTCCCGTCCGGGCAAGACCGGTGAGACCCTGTTGCAGATCCTCGAGTCGCGTCTGGACAACGTCGTCTACCGGGCCGGTCTGGCCCGGACCCGCCGCGCGTCGCGCCAGCTGGTGACCCATGGTCACTTCCTGGTCAACGGCAAGCGCGTCGACGTCCCGTCGTACCGCGTCGAGCAGTACGACATCGTCACCGTTCGCAAGCAGTCCGTGGAGACCTTCCCGATGGAGCTGGCCCGCCAGACCTTCGGCGACCGTCCGACGCCTGCCTGGCTGCAGGTCGTCCCGAACTCGCTGCAGGTGCTCATCCACCAGCTGCCCGTCCGGGCCCAGATCGACTCGCAGATCACCGAGCAGCTGATCGTCGAGTACTACTCGAAGTAGGCCGTTCCCTCTCCACCCGCACGACAGCAGCACCGCAGCAGCACCCCGGTCGCGCTTATCAACTTCGGCCGCGCTCACGAACGTTCCGATTTTGGGACTCACGTGCCAGAAGTCGACGACTTCATGAGCGCCGAGGAAGTTGATAAGCGCGATGGGGTAGCTCGACCAGCACCAACGCTCCACCAGCAGGACCCCTGTGTGGCGTCAAATAGCGGTCGCCACCCTTTGCAGTCGAAAGGACCCACCCATGCTGATCTCCCAGCGCCCGGCCCTCACCGAGGAGCCGGTCTCGGCCAATCGTTCGCGGTTCGTCATCGAGCCGCTCGAACCAGGTTTCGGCTACACCCTGGGCAACTCGCTCCGGCGCACCCTGCTGTCCAGCATTCCCGGTGCCTCGGTCACGAGCATCCGGGTGGACGGCGTGCTGCACGAATTCACCACCGTTCCCGGAGTCAAGGAAGACATCACCGAGCTGATCCTGAACCTCAAGGAACTGGTCGTCTCGAGCGAGGACGACGAGCCCGTCACCATGTACCTGCGCAAGCAGGGCCCCGGCGACGTGACCGCCGCCGACATCGCGCCGCCGGCCGGCGTGGAGGTCCACAACCAGGACCTGCACCTGGCCACCCTGACCAAGAAGGGCAAGCTCGAGATCGAGCTCGTCGTCGAGCGTGGCCGCGGCTACGTCCCGGCCTCGCCCAACAAGGTCGTCGGCGCCGAGATCGGCCGCATCCCGGTCGACTCGATCTACTCGCCCGTCCTGAAGGTCACCTACCGCGTCGAGGCGACGCGTGTCGAGCAGCGCACCGACTTCGACCGTCTCGTGCTGGACGTCGAGACCAAGCCCTCCATCTCCCCGCGTGACGCGCTGGCCTCGGCCGGCACCACCCTGGTGGAACTGTTCGGCCTGGCCCGCGAACTGAACGTCGACGCAGAGGGCATCGAGATCGGGCCGTCGCCGGCCGAGGCCGATCACATCGCCGCGTTCGCCCTGCCGATCGAGGAGATGGACCTGACCGTCCGCTCCTACAACTGCCTCAAGCGCGAAGGCATCCACACGGTCGGCGAGCTCGTCTCGCGGACCGAGGCCGACCTGCTCGACATCCGCAACTTCGGACAGAAGTCGATCGACGAGGTCAAGATCAAGCTGCACGGCCTCGGCCTGTCCCTCAAGGACTCGCCGGCCGGTTTCGATCCCGCCGCCGCGGCCCAGGCCTACGGCGACGCCGACTGGAGCGATACCGACGACGACTTCGCGCCCGCGACGGTCATCCCGGACGAGGGCACCAATTTCGGTGTCCCGGCCGAGACGGCCAACGACGACACGGATTACGCCGAGACCGAGCAGGTCTGATCGTTCGAGCACCACGGTCCGTCCCTCGCACGGGACGGGCGGCGCGCCGGCCCGGCCGGAGCACCACAAACGGATAGGAAAACGTCGGGGTCCGGGAGTTCGCTCCCGGGCGCCGCCTCACCCGCACATCTGGACACTCCAGGTGACGGACACGATCACAAGGACATGACATGCCAACTCCCACGAAGGGACCCCGCCTCGGCGGATCCCCGCAGCACCAGCGTCTGATCCTGCGCAACCTCGCGCAGTCGCTGTTCGAACACGGCAAGATCACCACGACCGAGGCCAAGGCCAAGCGACTGCGGCCGTTCGCCGAGAAGCTGATCACCCACGCCAAGCGTGGCGATCTGCACGCACGTCGTGAGGCACTGAAGGTCATCCGGGACAAGGCTGTCGTCCACAAGCTGTTCGCCGAGATCGGGCCGTCGTTCCAGACGCGCGCCGGCGGATACACCCGCATCATCAAGACGGCCCCGCGCAAGGGCGACAATGCGCCGATGGCGATCATCGAGCTGGTGACCGAGGAGACCGTGTCCTCCGCCGCCAACCGTGTTGCCCGTCGGGCCGCCTCCACCAGGGCTGCAGCCCCGAAGGCCGACGCCCCCCGGACCGACACCACGGCGGCCGATGCCGTCGAGGCCCCGCTGGAGGCTCCGACCGAGATCGAGGAGGCCACGCAGGCCGAGCAGGCGGCCGACGAGGCTCCGGCAGAAGGCGAGGCCGAGGCCGTGGAGGCCACGGACTCTGCCGTCACGACCGAGCCCGAGGACGCAGCGGACAAGAAGTAGGACTGCTCCGTCGGGGCGACCCGACCAGGCGGTGGGCCCGCCCCGGAGAGATCCGGGGTGGGCCTTTTCCTGTCCCCGACCGCGGTCCGTGCGTCGGAGGCCCATCGGCATTAGGCCCATCGGCATTCGGCCGATCGGCATTCGACCAGTGGGCACTCGGCAGAATGGGCACTCGAGCACGGGGGAGGGACCGGCATGACGGACGCGAGCCTCGACGCGGTGACGGGCGACGATCTCGTCCGGTTGCGTCTGGACATCTCCTACGACGGCACCGACTTCTCCGGCTGGGCCGCCCAGCCCGATCGGCGCACCGTCGCCGGATGCCTGACCGACGCGCTGGTGGTGCTGTTCCGTCAGGCCGTCCCGCTCGTGGTCGCCGGCCGGACCGACGCCGGGGTGCACGCCAGCGGGCAGGTGGCCCACATCGACGTCCCGGGGGCCGGGCTGCGGCATCTTGCTCCCCGTGTGCGGCCGACGGACCCTCCCGGGTCCGACGAACTCTCCGGTGGGCGGACGGGGCTCCTGCGACGACTGGCCGGACTGCTGCCGACCGACGTCAGGGTGCGCCGGGTCAGCATGGCACCCGATGGATTCGACGCCAGGTTCGCTGCGCTCCGCCGCCACTACCGATACCGGATCGGGATCGCGGAGTGGGGGGTCGAACCGTTGCAGCGCAGGGACATCTTCTCCCGACGGCGACCGTTGGACGTCGAAGCGATGTCCGACGCCGCGGCGCGGCTGCTCGGACTGCACGACTTCGCGGCGTTCTGCAAGCCGAGAGAAGGAGCGACGACGATTCGTGAACTGCAGGGACTGACGGTCCGGCGTGAGGGGGAGGAGGTCGTCATCGACGTGCAGGCCGACGCCTTCTGCCACTCCATGGTGCGGTCGCTGGTGGGATCGCTGATCGCGGTCGGAGAGCATCAGGTACCGACCGGCCACCCGGCCGTCCAACTCGCGAGCAGGTCGAGATCGACCGGCATCCACATCGCGCCTGCCCTGGGGCTGACGCTCGTCCAGGTCGACTACCCGCCCGATGCCGAGCTGCTACGGCGGGCCACCGCCACCAGGGCCATCAGGGCTTTGCCTCCGCCGGACTCCTGACGAACGGGCCGCCCCGGCGCCATCGGAGCGGGTGGCCAGGGAACCGATCGGGCTCCGGCAGGGTCTACTCCGGGCAGAGGGCCGGGCCGGCTCCGGTTACCTTGGATGGAGCAGAGGTCCGGAATCGGCGGCCTGCTGTGCATCAACGAGGGGGACGAACAGATGTCGAGATCGATCAGGTCCATGCTGTGCGTGACAGCGGCGGCGGTGTTGTTCGCGGCGGGGTGTGCCCACACGGTGGCCGGTAGTGCGCTTCCGGATGCGGCCGGGCTCGCCGGCACCGGCACCGCACCGGGGTCGCAGCCCGCCGGTCCCGGCGGGTCGACGCCAGGTGGCTCGCGGGCCGGGACGACTGCTCCGGGGACCAGCGCGACGCAGACTCCTCGACCGCCCACCACCGCCCCCGGCGGCCGGTCTTCGGGCTCGGGCGCGCCTTCGTCCTCGACCGGTCCGCGCACCTCCGGCCCGCAGACCACCGGCCCGCAGGCCACCGCTGGGACCGGCGCCCCCTATCCGACGGCTCCGGGTCAGTACTACAAGAACCCGCGGACGCAGGCCAGCGCGAACCTGCTGGAAGCCCGCCGCATCGCGACCCGCCTCCTGGTGCCCACCCTGATCGATCCCCGCTACAACCGGGGGGGCGACCTGTCGACGTTGCCGCTCCGCGGGCCGTCTGCCCTGTCGGTCCTGTTCGCCGCGCCCGTCCCCGCGGTGGCCCAACGGGCCGGCATGATCACCGGATTCTCGTCGGCCAGGTCGGACGCAGCCGGCAACGGCATGGTGGTGGCCGCCTTCGAGTTCCCCTCTGGGGCGCAGGCCACTGCGGCGGTGGCACCACTCGCCGCAGCGTCGGCCAACAAGTCCACCGACCGGGGGGCGGCGGTGCTGGCCGGACTACCCGCGGCGGCCGGGTGGTTCGGCACGGCCGCGGGCGGCAAGTCCTACTTCCAGTCCTTCGTGGCCCAGGGCCGCATGGTGCTGTACGTATATCTCGACGGTTCGTCGACCGACCTGTCCACACCGGCCCAGCAGGCCGCGCTGGCCGAGAAGGTCCTCGAGAAGCAGATGGTCTACATGCCCCTGCTCCAACCCACCCCTCCCGCCGACCTGATGAAGCTGCTGGTCGATCCTGATTCCATGCTCGCGCACACGCTTCCGAACAAGGACGGCGATGCCACCGTGCGCGACGGGATCTACACCGCAGCCGCCGACCTCCACTTCGACAGCGACCCCGTCGGTACCAAGGCCCTGTTCGGCCAGGTCGGCGTGGACGAGGTCGCCCACGGCCGGGCGACCCTCTACCGGGCCAGGGACGCCGCCGCTGCACTCGTGCTGCGTGACAGCTTCGTGGCGTCCACCCAGAAGGCGGTGGCCGGGATGCAGCCCTACACGCTGACCTCGAGTGTGCCGTCGGCCAGGTGCATCCAGCAGGCACTGAACACCACCTACTACTGTGTGGGGACCGCGGGCCGCTACGCCTGGGAGGTCAGCGCGAGCAGCCAGGCGGACATCAATGCCGCGATGTCGTCGCAGGCTGCGATCCTCAAGGGCTTCTGACGTCCGCGATTTTGACCTCACCGCCAAGGCACGGTAACCTTGACTTTCGGTGTGCCACTGCGCCGTCATGACGGTTTCAGATCTTGAAGCGGTTTCAGATCATGGAGCAAGTGGTCATCAGTTGTGTTGTGCGTCGCCTCACGAACGTGAACCTTTCGGACTCCGAACCGGGACTGCTCCCGGGTCTGCCCGCCGGATCATCGCAGCGGGGGATTCCGGCGGTCGGCGCAGCACATCACCCAGGTTTCCCTCGTCAGGGGGGTACCGCTCGCCGCGGGTGTCATCCCCGCAGCGTGAACATACTGATCAATAGACCGTGATTTCGAGAGACAGAGGCATATCCGTGCGCACGTACAGCCCCAAGCCCGGCGACGTCACCCACGCCTGGCACGTGATCGACGCGACCGACGTCGTGCTCGGCCGGCTGGCCAGCCAGTCCGCGCAGCTGCTTCGCGGCAAGCACAAGGCGATCTACGCGCCGCACGTCGACACCGGAGACTTCGTCGTCATCATCAATGCCGAGAAGGTCGCCATCTCCGGCAACAAGCGGGACGGCAAGTTCCTCTACCGCCACTCCGGCCAGCCGGGCGGCCTGCGCAAGCAGAGCGTCGGCGAGCTGCTCGACACCCGCGCCGATCTGCTGGTCGAGAAGGCCATCATCGGGATGCTGCCGCACAACTCGCTGGGCCGTTCGATGGCCCGCAAGCTCAAGGTCTACGTCGGCTCCGACCACCCGCACACCGCGCAGCAGCCCCAGCCGTTCGACATCATCCAGGTCGCCCAGTAGGACATGTCGAAGTTCGGCGGAGCCCTTCGGCCCGCCACCTGAAATCCGCAGCACCTGAAACCCGCAGCACCTTCACCCGCAGCACGAAGACATTGAGAAGAGCGAGTCAGTGAGCGAAACTCCCGAGATCGTCGAAGCCGACGAGGCCGACCTGGATGCATCCGCCGAAGACGGTGCCACCGAGTACACGTCCGAGTCCGAGGACGCACCAGTCATCGTCCCGACCGTCGTCAAGGTCGCCGTCGACCGCCCGGTGCAGACCGTCGGGCGTCGTAAGGAGGCCGTCGTCCGCGTCCGCCTGACCCCGGGGACCGGCGTGTTCACTCTGAACGGCCGCACGATGGACAACTACTTCCCCAACAAGGTGCACCAGCAGCTCATCAAGGAGCCGCTGGTCCAGCTCGAGAAGGACGGCATCTACGACGTCCACGCGAAGCTGCACGGCGGTGGGGTGTCCGGCCAGGCCGGTGCGCTGCGCCTCGGCATCGCCCGCGCCCTGATCGAGCTCGACGAGACCGATCGTCCCGCGATGAAGAAGTCTGGCTTCCTGACCCGTGACGCCCGGGCCACCGAGCGCAAGAAGTACGGCCTCAAGAAGGCCCGCAAGGCCCCCCAGTACTCCAAGCGCTGATCCACCGCGCATGGGCCGGCTCTTCGGAACCGATGGTGTGCGAGGTCTGGCCAACGCCGATCTGACACCGTCCATTGCGCTTTCGCTGGCGACCTCGGCCGCCCGCGTCCTGATCGACCAGGCTCTGCTCCGGCAGGGTGCGGTCGGAACGGACCGGGCGGCCGAGTCGTCTCCGGAAGACAGGATCAGCGGGTCGGCGGACCCCGTGCGTCGCTCGGTGGCGGTCGTCGGGCGTGACCCCCGGGCCAGCGGCGAGATGCTCGAAGCCGCGGTCGCTGCCGGCCTGGCGTCGGCCGGCGTCGACGTGCTCCTGCTCGGGGTGGTGCCGACCCCGGCGGTGGCGTTCCTGACCGGCGAGCTGGGCGCCGATCTCGGGGTGGTGATCTCCGCCTCGCACAATTCGATGCCCGACAACGGGATCAAGATCTTCGCGGCCGGCGGCGTCAAGCTCGACGACTCCGTCGAGGACGCGATCGAGACCGACATGCAGGCAGAGCGGACGCTGCCCACCGGTGCGGGCGTGGGGCGCATCACCTCGGCCGCCTCGTCGATCGACCGGTATCTCGAACACCTGCAGGCCTGCACCCCGCACTCGCTGACGGGCGTCAAGGTCGTGGTCGACTGCGCCAACGGCGCCTCCTTCGCCACTGCGCCGGAGGCCTATCGACGCGCGGGGGCCGAGGTCGTCGTCATCGCCGGTGATCCGGACGGCCTCAACATCAACGACGGGGTCGGATCCACCCACCTCGACCACGTCCGGGCTGCGGTGCTGGAGCACGGAGCAGACCTCGGGATCGCCCATGACGGCGACGCAGACCGGTGTCTGGCCATCGATGCCGCCGGGAACGACGTCGACGGGGACTCCATCCTTGCCATCCTTGCCGTCGCCCTGGACGTCCGCGGGAAGCTGGCCGCGTCCACCGTGGTCAGCACGGTGATGGCCAACATCGGTTTCCACCAGGCGATGGCCGAGGCCGGTATCACCGTCGTCACGACGGGCGTCGGTGACCGGTACGTCCTGGAAGAGATGCGCTCCGGCGGATTCAGCCTGGGCGGCGAGCAGTCAGGGCACCTGGTGCTGGCCGAGCAGGCCACCACCGGTGACGGGCTGCTCACGGCACTGCATCTGATGGCGGAGATGGCTTCCACCGGAAAGAGTCTCGCCCAGCTCGCCGCCCGCGTGGTGCGTTTCCCGCAGATCCTGATCAACGTGAAGGTCCGCGACAAGGCAGCGGTCGCCGCGTCCGGTGCGGTGGCCTCGTCCGTGCTGGAGGCCGAACGGGAACTGGGCGGTCTCGGCCGGATCCTGCTCCGTCCGTCGGGGACGGAACCCCTGGTCCGGGTGATGGTCGAGGCGGCCACGGCCGACCAGGCCAGGCTCGTCGCCGAACGGGTGGCGACCGTCGTCGCACAGGTGACCGGCTGACCCAGCCGGCCCGGGTGCCGCTACTCGGCGCGGACCTCGTCGAGGTCCTCGAGAGTGGTGCCCCTGACCTTGCCCTTGAGCTCGTCGGCGAGCTGCTCACCGTCGGTCAGGTGACGCAGCAGGAACGCCGTGGCCAGCAGCCGGACCAGGTGCTGGATCCGCTTCTCGTTGCCCGAGCCGGTCAGCGTCGAGCTCCAGTGCGAGCCTTCCGCGAGCCCGAGATGGCTGGCCCCCTTGACGGTGCGGAGCTGGGCCTCGCCGGCCCACGCCGCGGCGATCGAGCTTCCGTCACCCTCTGCCATGTCATCGTCTGCGCCGATCAGGTGCAGTCCGGGGACGCGCACCCTGGCTGCGGCCTCGACCGCCGACGGGTGGGTGGCGGCGGCGGTCACCGTCACCACCGCGCCGATGCCCGATCGGGCGGCGGCCGCGAGAACCGCTGCGCCGCCACCGATGGAGTGCCCGATGACGCCCAGCTTCTGCGGGTCCACCCGCACCCGGCCGTTGCCGAGCTTGCCGGTGGCGACCAGGTCGAGCGCCGCGGTCAGGTCCATGGCCATGGCGCCGTGGGAGGGAATCGGACCCCGCTCGGTGTCCGGAGCCACGACGACGAAGCCCCAGGACGCAAGGAAGCGCATCGTGTCCGAGTAACGCCGGGCCGGTTGCAGCCAGCCGTGCGACAGCGCGACGGCGGGGAGGCCGCGGCCGGAGGTGGGCGCGAACACCAGGCCCGGCATGCCCGCATCGGCCAGGTTGCCGGCCGCCACCCGGTGCGGGCCGCGGTGGGACAGGTATTCCAAGGACGGATGATCGATGCTGATCGACGATTTCTTGCCGAACGGCGGCATCTGGATCCTCCTGGTCGGGTTCTGAGGGCGCTGAGGGCACTGACGGCGCTCACGGCGGGCATCTGGCACCCGCGCGGGCGTGTTCTCGTACAGTATTGCTGGCGTCGGCCGGTCGGTGGTGAAGGCGTGGTGGCGGCAGCAGTTCGCGGTACCGGT is from Nakamurella sp. PAMC28650 and encodes:
- a CDS encoding dienelactone hydrolase family protein, whose product is MPPFGKKSSISIDHPSLEYLSHRGPHRVAAGNLADAGMPGLVFAPTSGRGLPAVALSHGWLQPARRYSDTMRFLASWGFVVVAPDTERGPIPSHGAMAMDLTAALDLVATGKLGNGRVRVDPQKLGVIGHSIGGGAAVLAAAARSGIGAVVTVTAAATHPSAVEAAARVRVPGLHLIGADDDMAEGDGSSIAAAWAGEAQLRTVKGASHLGLAEGSHWSSTLTGSGNEKRIQHLVRLLATAFLLRHLTDGEQLADELKGKVRGTTLEDLDEVRAE
- the glmM gene encoding phosphoglucosamine mutase, whose product is MGRLFGTDGVRGLANADLTPSIALSLATSAARVLIDQALLRQGAVGTDRAAESSPEDRISGSADPVRRSVAVVGRDPRASGEMLEAAVAAGLASAGVDVLLLGVVPTPAVAFLTGELGADLGVVISASHNSMPDNGIKIFAAGGVKLDDSVEDAIETDMQAERTLPTGAGVGRITSAASSIDRYLEHLQACTPHSLTGVKVVVDCANGASFATAPEAYRRAGAEVVVIAGDPDGLNINDGVGSTHLDHVRAAVLEHGADLGIAHDGDADRCLAIDAAGNDVDGDSILAILAVALDVRGKLAASTVVSTVMANIGFHQAMAEAGITVVTTGVGDRYVLEEMRSGGFSLGGEQSGHLVLAEQATTGDGLLTALHLMAEMASTGKSLAQLAARVVRFPQILINVKVRDKAAVAASGAVASSVLEAERELGGLGRILLRPSGTEPLVRVMVEAATADQARLVAERVATVVAQVTG